In Eucalyptus grandis isolate ANBG69807.140 chromosome 4, ASM1654582v1, whole genome shotgun sequence, the following proteins share a genomic window:
- the LOC104441435 gene encoding homeobox protein knotted-1-like LET6 — translation MEGGSNSTNSPSCLMAFGENGHHSGGGDGLCPMMMTMMPINTITSSSHPHPHPHHQHHHHHHHHHQNLNTSTHQYFLDQTARNSSSGSSPILDDRNNNSNNNAGGSGSGSGSGCFFMDNDVKAKIMAHPHYHRLLSAYVNCQKVGAPPGVVAKLEEACASAAIMAGNSGMSNTGCIGEDPALDQFMEAYCEMLTKYEQELSKPFKEAMLFLQRIECQFKALTLGVPSDSVALSEAFDRNGSSEEDDVNNFIDPQAEDRELKTQLLRKYSGYLGSLKQEFMKKRKKGKLPKEARQQLLDWWSRHYKWPYPSESQKLALAESTGLDQKQINNWFINQRKRHWKPSEDMQFVVMDATHPHYYMDNMLGNPFPMDISPTLL, via the exons ATGGAGGGCGGTTCAAACAGCACTAATTCGCCTTCCTGTTTGATGGCTTTTGGAGAGAACGGTCACCAcagtggtggtggtgatgggcTATGCCcaatgatgatgacgatgatgccCATCAACACCATCACCTCATCATCCCATCCCCATCCCCATCCccatcatcaacatcatcatcatcaccatcaccatcatcaaaACCTAAACACAAGCACCCACCAGTACTTTCTTGACCAAACAGCTCGTAATAGCAGCAGCGGTTCTTCTCCGATTCTTGACGACCGCAACAACAATAGCAACAACAACGCGGGTGGTTCAGGTTCAGGCTCAGGCTCAGGTTGTTTCTTCATGGACAACGATGTCAAGGCCAAGATCATGGCTCATCCTCACTACCACCGCCTTCTCTCAGCTTATGTCAATTGTCAGAAG GTGGGAGCTCCGCCTGGCGTGGTGGCAAAGCTAGAGGAAGCGTGTGCATCGGCTGCGATAATGGCCGGGAACAGCGGCATGAGCAACACAGGTTGCATTGGTGAAGACCCAGCTCTTGACCAGTTCATGGAGGCCTACTGTGAGATGCTGACTAAGTACGAGCAAGAACTCTCCAAACCCTTCAAAGAGGCCATGCTCTTCCTCCAGAGGATCGAGTGCCAATTCAAAGCCCTTACTCTTGGTGTTCCTTCTGATTCTG TGGCTTTGAGTGAGGCTTTTGATAGGAATGGCTCgtccgaagaagatgatgtgaaCAACTTCATTGACCCCCAAGCAGAGGACAGAGAGCTCAAGACTCAGCTCTTGCGGAAGTACAGCGGATATCTTGGTAGCCTCAAGCAGGAGTTcatgaaaaagaggaagaaggggaagCTCCCGAAAGAGGCCCGGCAACAATTGCTTGATTGGTGGAGTCGACACTACAAATGGCCTTACCCATCA GAATCACAGAAACTAGCTCTAGCAGAATCAACTGGACTAGATCAGAAGCAAATCAACAACTGGTTCATCAACCAAAGGAAGAGGCACTGGAAGCCATCGGAGGACATGCAATTCGTGGTTATGGATGCCACTCACCCTCATTACTACATGGACAACATGCTCGGCAATCCCTTTCCCATGGACATCTCTCCGACCTTGCTTTGA